The Peromyscus maniculatus bairdii isolate BWxNUB_F1_BW_parent chromosome 6, HU_Pman_BW_mat_3.1, whole genome shotgun sequence genome has a segment encoding these proteins:
- the Ivl gene encoding involucrin codes for MSQQHTLPVTAPAAVQESLKTVCPQAHTQQVQMKQPTSQSEQCQKVFSETEEKGSSKQEEKGMTPVEGLPDQGCEQQQQQQEQEQQGPQEQQLSVKKPQQELQEQELHLEKQLPPQEPQELHLGQHQQEPQEQELHVEPQGQGLCLGQQQQQGTLRPQELSLRQHQKEKQQDPELHLGQQQKTADDQELTPGEKQPEPQEQEPHQGQRHQEPREQELPLGPKQQQQEPQEQELQLGQHQQQQEAQELHLRQHQKQKLCEPELHLGKQRGQEPPEPEMHVGKQQHKENQEPELHLGKQQHQESQESELNLGQDQKQKHEPELHLGKQQQQQETEHDGYQGTQNLGQSLKQEKAPREQQLDDPQLEKEKELLDQRLDQDLVRKDEQLERKNEQPPEHLTEQEKQTEQVIASTGQVQETRTILPVKGDNLLATGKQKQNQEVQ; via the coding sequence ATGTCCCAGCAGCACACACTGCCAGTGACTGCCCCAGCTGCGGTTCAGGAATCTCTCAAGACTGTGTGTCCCCAAGCTCACACTCAGCAGGTACAAATGAAGCAGCCAACTTCACAATCTGAACAATGCCAGAAGGTGTTCTCTGAGACCGAAGAGAAGGGTTCCTCCAAACAAGAGGAGAAAGGCATGACCCCCGTGGAGGGGCTGCCTGATCAAGggtgtgagcagcagcagcagcagcaggagcaggagcagcagggacCACAAGAGCAGCAGCTATCTGTGAAAAAGCCACAGCAGGAGCTGCAGGAGCAGGAACTGCATCTGGAGAAGCAGCTGCCAccacaggagccacaggagcTGCATCTGGGACAGCATCAGCAAGAGCCACAGGAGCAAGAATTGCATGTGGAACCACAGGGACAGGGGCTGTGCctgggacagcagcagcagcaaggcacACTGAGACCCCAGGAACTAAGTCTGAGACAGCACcagaaggagaagcagcaggaTCCAGAACTTCACCTGGGTCAGCAGCAGAAAACTGCTGATGATCAGGAACTGACTCCGGGAGAGAAGCAGCCCGAACCGCAGGAGCAGGAACCGCACCAGGGACAGAGGCACCAGGAGCCACGGGAGCAGGAGCTGCCCCTGGGACCGAAGCAGCAGCAACAGGAGCCACAAGAGCAGGAGCTGCAGCTGGGGCAGCACCAGCAGCAACAGGAGGCACAGGAGCTGCATCTGCGACAGCATCAGAAACAGAAGCTCTGTGAACCAGAACTTCACCTGGGAAAGCAGCGGGGTCAGGAGCCACCGGAGCCAGAAATGCACGTGGGGAAACAGCAGCACAAAGAGAACCAGGAGCCAGAATTGCACCTGGGAAAACAGCAGCATCAGGAGTCCCAGGAGTCTGAACTGAACCTGGGACAGGACCAGAAACAGAAGCACGAGCCAGAACTGCACCtaggaaagcagcagcagcagcaggagacagaGCATGACGGATATCAAGGAACACAAAATCTAGGTCAGTCACTCAAGCAAGAGAAAGCCCCAAGGGAGCAGCAGCTGGACGACCCACAgctagaaaaggagaaggaactCTTGGACCAGAGACTAGATCAAGACCTAGTAAGGAAAGATGAGCAGCTCGAACGGAAGAATGAACAACCCCCAGAGCACCTGACAGAGCAGGAGAAGCAGACAGAGCAAGTCATAGCAAGCACTGGCCAAGTCCAAGAGACTCGGACAATCCTACCAGTGAAAGGAGACAACTTGCTCGCTacagggaaacagaagcagaaccaGGAAGTGCAGTGA